The Primulina eburnea isolate SZY01 chromosome 13, ASM2296580v1, whole genome shotgun sequence genome includes a region encoding these proteins:
- the LOC140809899 gene encoding uncharacterized protein, producing the protein MFLSILAHHKKSRIIGHDYVRSGQTISAHFHEVLGSVLKLHNILLVKPSVVDDTCTDETWKWFKGCVGALDGTYVNVHVPISEKRKYRTRKGTVSVNVLGVCNRDMNFIYALCGWEGSAADARVLCDALTREDGLKVQRGCYYLCDNGYANVHGFLTPYRRVPYHRDAWGNRTCAPQNFKELFNWRHSKARNVIERSFGLLKKRWAIMRSPSFYPLKTQNRIIMACILLHNFI; encoded by the exons ATGTTTTTGTCTATCTTGGCACATCATAAGAAGAGTCGAATAATTGGTCATGATTATGTACGAAGTGGTCAAACAATCAGCGCTCATTTCCATGAAGTTCTAGGCTCGGTCCTCAAGTTACATAATATACTGCTTGTGAAGCCTTCTGTAGTCGATGACACCTGCACGGACGAGACATGGAAGTGGTTCAAG GGCTGTGTTGGTGCGTTGGATGGTACCTATGTAAACGTTCATGTCCCAATTTCTGAGAAAAGAAAGTATAGAACTAGAAAAGGAACCGTTTCCGTTAATGTCTTGGGTGTGTGCAACCGAGATATGAACTTCATTTACGCTCTATGTGGGTGGGAAGGATCGGCAGCAGATGCAAGAGTTCTTTGTGATGCATTAACTCGGGAAGATGGACTGAAAGTTCAAAGAG GTTGTTATTACTTGTGTGACAATGGATATGCAAACGTACATGGATTTTTGACCCCATATAGACGAGTACCATACCATAGGGATGCTTGGGGCAATCGCACATGTGCCCCACAGAATTTTAAAGAGTTGTTCAATTGGAGACACAGTAAAGCGAGGAACGTGATAGAAAGATCTTTTGGTCTGCTTAAAAAAAGATGGGCTATCATGCGAAGTCCTTCTTTCTACCCATTGAAAACGCAAAATAGAATCATTATGGCTTGCATTTTGTTACATAATTTCATCTGA
- the LOC140809898 gene encoding uncharacterized protein, giving the protein MDSLATTESINCQGKKADKSRRCWTTPEEEVLIIALKDVIRKGYKSENGFRNGYLPLLESAMKSAFSDTDIRGHPHITSKIHLWKKNYSSLSSMLAKSGIGWNQMENMLDATNEAWEAQLKVDNSVCVMRNKRWPYYEDWCEIFGNDRATGSRAESFVAVVHDVLNLTEHVPNDVQVHMEDVYRPLEGDGESMSVNHTSPSNPSVGTKVKSKKRKKINEGDDKIVVAINNLADITKETMSNLIK; this is encoded by the exons ATGGATAGCTTAGCAACAACCGAGAGCATTAATTGCCAAGGTAAAAAAGCGGATAAGTCGCGTCGTTGTTGGACAACACCTGAGGAAGAGGTGCTAATTATAGCTTTGAAAGATGTAATAAGAAAAGGATATAAAAGTGAGAATGGATTTCGCAACGGCTACTTACCTTTATTGGAATCGGCCATGAAAAGTGCATTTTCGGATACTGATATACGTGGCCATCCACATATAACTTCCAAAATCCACTTGTGGAAGAAAAACTACAGTTCTTTGTCGTCTATGTTAGCCAAAAGTGGAATTGGGTGGAATCAGATGGAAAACATGCTTGATGCTACAAATGAGGCGTGGGAAGCACAATTGAAG GTCGACAACAGTGTATGTGTAATGCGAAACAAGCGGTGGCCATACTATGAAGACTGGTGTGAAATATTTGGTAATGATAGAGCAACGGGTAGCCGAGCGGAGAGTTTTGTAGCTGTTGTCCATGATGTGTTAAATTTGACAGAACACGTACCTAATGATGTCCAAGTTCACATGGAGGATGTATATCGGCCATTGGAAGGAGATGGAGAATCAATGTCTGTAAATCATACATCACCGTCCAACCCAAGTGTAGGTACGAAGGTGAAGTCAAAGAAAcggaaaaaaataaatgaagGTGACgataaaattgttgttgcaatcaaTAACTTAGCAGATATCACGAAAGAGACAATGTCCAACCTCATAAAATAA